In Methanophagales archaeon, the following are encoded in one genomic region:
- a CDS encoding radical SAM protein, with protein MVKTANGYRYRYVPFITLSLTEPETCIWITLSDCNFKCKGCFSIARDAVGEPMTVDELINWVEESNRAYNGDRLLEEAVITGGEPTLDRSFLADLVLKLKMHTGVKHITLSTNGYLLDREYVMELKDSGLDAVKLDIKAYNESIHRWYTGMSNRPVLEAARYLSESKLDFRVETVLMPGIVDVEEIERIASFLARIDPGLKYKIVSFAPGEAREKVTRRPGDNEIQLAVESASKYLRNVADGKACVQQFAPSKREENTKKWVRVYPDMKTETIIARPCRWWV; from the coding sequence ATGGTGAAAACAGCAAATGGATATAGGTATAGGTATGTCCCCTTTATTACGCTATCACTAACAGAGCCGGAGACATGTATTTGGATCACGCTCTCAGACTGCAACTTCAAATGTAAGGGCTGTTTTAGCATTGCTCGTGACGCGGTAGGCGAGCCAATGACCGTTGACGAATTAATAAACTGGGTGGAGGAATCGAATCGTGCTTACAATGGCGATAGGCTACTAGAAGAGGCTGTAATTACAGGAGGCGAACCAACTCTGGACAGGAGCTTTTTGGCGGACCTCGTGCTAAAACTCAAAATGCATACGGGAGTGAAACACATTACGTTATCCACGAATGGCTATTTATTGGACCGAGAATACGTGATGGAATTGAAGGACAGCGGTCTTGATGCAGTTAAGCTTGACATAAAAGCATACAATGAGTCAATCCACAGGTGGTACACAGGCATGTCCAATCGCCCGGTTCTTGAGGCAGCAAGATACCTCAGTGAAAGCAAACTCGATTTCAGAGTAGAAACGGTCTTGATGCCGGGGATAGTGGATGTGGAAGAGATCGAGCGAATAGCTTCCTTTTTAGCCCGGATTGACCCTGGGCTCAAATATAAAATCGTAAGCTTCGCACCTGGAGAAGCGAGGGAGAAAGTAACAAGAAGACCGGGTGACAATGAGATTCAACTTGCAGTCGAATCGGCTTCAAAGTACCTGAGAAATGTTGCTGATGGCAAGGCGTGTGTCCAGCAATTCGCTCCTTCGAAAAGAGAAGAGAATACGAAAAAGTGGGTTAGAGTGTATCCAGACATGAAAACGGAGACAATAATTGCAAGACCGTGTAGGTGGTGGGTATAA